Proteins from one Impatiens glandulifera chromosome 2, dImpGla2.1, whole genome shotgun sequence genomic window:
- the LOC124924572 gene encoding neurofilament heavy polypeptide-like: MEEKARSEKPLKEKAPAENDPKEKTSKDEGPKEAEPKGKAKQTAVKEKQPRLKSATRRTKKPAAKKTASKSHESERTPSPGASPGPYDPLVNNIPINVVIPIMVHSSPEKEKDATENVPSPKQAKSSASRVAKSPDRVSILTHNSEIRKSPPKDIANTLEKVQLRTSDVVLDIEKEVTRANNDEATNKIVEEGQGDRADRIDDLTNEVVNNEEEIPTSYTKLKETMMQKEVQQIRVLKTPFPTPHHNRQNQFMKKKKKILRFREWLKLVDLERIIFWLTKSDFIPLAMSICYLAENNTKVWAINEVLEASKDVALTAEETKAKDSLHEIISKIEAKISELDKTIERKIKE; encoded by the exons atggaag AGAAG GCTCGGTCTGAGAAGCCTCTGAAGGAGAAAGCACCGGCTGAAAATGACCCGAAAGAGAAAACATCCAAGGACGAAGGTCCTAAAGAAGCCGAACCGAAGGGTAAGGCCAAACAAACTGCAGTAAAAGAGAAACAACCGAGACTCAAAAGTGCAACTAGGAGAACCAAAAAGCCGGCTGCAAAGAAAACGGCTAGCAAGTCTCACGAGTCCGAAAGAACTCCATCTCCCGGGGCATCTCCTGGCCCATACGATCCATTGGTAAACAATATCCCTATAAATGTGGTGATACCAATTATGGTTCATTCCTCACCAGAAAAGGAGAAGGACGCAACCGAAAATGTCCCTTCTCCAAAGCAGGCCAAATCTTCTGCAAGCCGGGTTGCTAAATCTCCTGACCGGGTTAGTATTCTCACTCATAACTCTGAAATTAGGAAATCTCCTCCTAAAGATATTGCGAATACATTAGAGAAAGTCCAGTTAAGGACTTCAGATGTGGTACTAGACATAGAAAAAGAAGTCACTCGGGCAAACAATGATGAGGCGACAAACAAAATTGTTGAGGAAGGTCAGGGCGATAGAGCTGACAGGATAGATGATCTGACCAACGAAGTGGTcaataatgaagaagaaatacCAACTTCCTATACTAAGCTCAAGGAGACAATGATGCAGAAAGAAGTACAACAAATCCGGGTGCTAAAAACCCCATTCCCAACACCACACCACAATCGTCAAAACcagttcatgaagaagaagaaaaaaatcctCCGGTTTAGGGAG TGGTTGAAACTGGTAGACCTGGAGCGAATAATATTTTGGCTGACAAAATCAGACTTTATCCCTTTGGCTATGTCCATATGTTATCTAGCCGAAAATAACACCAAAGTATGGGCCATAAACGAAGTATTGGAGGCCTCCAAAGACGTGGCCCTTACCGCTGAGGAAACTAAGGCAAAGGACTCTTTGCACGAGATCATTTCCAAGATTGAAGCCAAGATATCTGAGTTGGATAAGACAATCGAGCGAAAAATCAAGGAATAG